A genomic region of Phenylobacterium parvum contains the following coding sequences:
- a CDS encoding AmpG family muropeptide MFS transporter yields MHDTQSPEAGGKPLSTLQALAVYLERRSLVMLALGFASGLPNLLIFDTLSAWLRDAGLSLEVIGVFSLATLAYSVKFLWAPLVDRVAIPGLTRNLGHRRSWMLVCQAVIILALLAISGVDPAKSLGAMAGLAVLVGFVSATQDIVIDAWRIEAAGEERAGALAAAYQWGYRIAMILAGILPLVLSDAMGWGGSYALMAGLMLAGTAGVLAAPREAALAPRPADAHPAPRRPVPDLLEWVGRGGLVLAAAALLGSGLSGDPFLIRAPLAALGLAGPAQGLDDLWAAKPAGAIAQVASALGGLALLAAAVLPLPGRPTRPGRFLFRALGEPLADFVRRHQGTAALILALICVYRLPDFVLNIMNPFYLDLGFSKLEIAEVRKVLGVVMSVAGVGLGGWAVARLGLMRSLVIGAFAGPISNLAFAWLTLQGPQLWALAVAIGLDNLASGFAGTCLIAYMSSLTSRGFTASQYALFSSLYALLGKLVASQSGRIVEGAARMADSAGSVLFPAASGAFATAAAKSGVSAAGLGTGYVAFFVYSAALGAVGLVLTLVVAARERRARIRAAGEADQAPA; encoded by the coding sequence ATGCACGACACCCAGTCTCCGGAAGCGGGCGGCAAGCCGCTATCGACCCTCCAGGCCCTGGCGGTCTACCTGGAGCGCCGGTCCCTGGTGATGCTGGCCCTGGGCTTCGCCTCAGGCCTTCCCAACCTCCTGATCTTCGACACGCTCTCGGCCTGGCTGCGGGATGCGGGACTGTCGCTGGAGGTCATCGGCGTCTTCAGCCTCGCCACCCTGGCCTATTCCGTGAAGTTCCTCTGGGCGCCCCTTGTCGACCGGGTGGCGATCCCTGGCCTGACCCGGAACCTGGGCCACCGGCGCTCCTGGATGCTGGTCTGCCAGGCGGTGATCATCCTGGCCCTCCTGGCGATCTCGGGGGTCGATCCGGCGAAGAGCCTGGGCGCCATGGCGGGGCTCGCCGTGCTGGTGGGCTTTGTCTCCGCCACACAGGACATCGTCATCGACGCCTGGCGGATCGAGGCTGCGGGGGAAGAGCGGGCCGGCGCCCTGGCCGCCGCCTACCAGTGGGGCTACCGGATCGCCATGATCCTGGCGGGGATCCTGCCCCTGGTCCTCAGTGACGCCATGGGCTGGGGGGGCTCCTACGCCCTGATGGCGGGCCTGATGCTGGCGGGGACCGCCGGCGTCCTGGCCGCGCCGCGGGAGGCCGCCCTGGCGCCCCGCCCGGCTGACGCCCATCCCGCCCCCCGGCGACCGGTCCCCGACCTCCTGGAGTGGGTCGGCCGCGGCGGCCTCGTCCTGGCTGCGGCGGCCCTCCTGGGATCAGGCCTGTCGGGCGACCCCTTCCTGATCCGGGCGCCCCTGGCCGCCCTCGGACTGGCGGGACCGGCCCAGGGCCTGGACGACCTCTGGGCCGCCAAGCCGGCCGGCGCGATCGCCCAGGTGGCGTCAGCCCTCGGGGGGCTGGCCCTGCTGGCGGCGGCGGTCCTGCCCCTGCCGGGGCGGCCCACCCGGCCCGGCCGCTTTCTCTTCCGGGCCCTGGGCGAGCCCCTGGCTGACTTCGTCCGGCGTCACCAGGGAACCGCGGCCCTGATCCTGGCCCTGATCTGCGTCTACCGCCTGCCGGACTTCGTGCTGAACATCATGAACCCCTTCTATCTCGACCTCGGGTTCTCGAAGCTGGAGATCGCCGAGGTGCGCAAGGTGCTGGGCGTGGTGATGTCCGTGGCGGGGGTGGGGCTGGGCGGCTGGGCGGTGGCGCGCCTCGGCCTGATGCGATCGCTGGTGATCGGCGCCTTCGCCGGCCCCATCTCGAACCTGGCCTTCGCCTGGCTGACCCTGCAGGGGCCGCAGCTCTGGGCCCTGGCCGTCGCCATCGGCCTGGACAACCTGGCGTCCGGCTTCGCCGGCACCTGCCTGATCGCCTACATGTCCAGCCTGACCAGCCGGGGCTTCACCGCCTCGCAGTACGCCCTCTTCTCATCGCTCTACGCCCTGTTGGGCAAGCTGGTCGCCTCGCAGTCGGGCCGCATCGTCGAGGGGGCGGCGCGGATGGCGGACAGCGCGGGATCTGTCCTCTTCCCCGCGGCGTCCGGCGCCTTCGCCACGGCGGCGGCGAAGTCGGGGGTGAGCGCCGCGGGCCTGGGGACGGGCTATGTCGCCTTCTTCGTCTACTCGGCCGCCCTGGGGGCGGTGGGGCTGGTCCTGACCCTGGTCGTCGCGGCGCGGGAGCGCAGAGCGCGAATCCGGGCCGCCGGAGAGGCGGATCAGGCCCCGGCCTGA
- the ppa gene encoding inorganic diphosphatase yields MDISRIPVGVNPPYDVNALIEIPQGGAPVKYELDKASGAMFVDRFLHTAMFYPGNYGFIPHTLSGDGDPIDILVVGPTPVATGAIIRCRPIGCLIMVDEAGEDEKVLAVPVDKLHPYYAGIDSWRSLPSILTEQVAHFFSHYKDLEKGKMSEVGRWADPEETGDLIRQAIERGRQAGA; encoded by the coding sequence ATGGACATTTCCCGGATCCCCGTCGGGGTGAACCCGCCCTACGACGTCAACGCCCTGATCGAGATCCCGCAGGGTGGAGCGCCTGTGAAGTACGAGCTGGACAAGGCCTCGGGCGCGATGTTCGTCGACCGCTTCTTGCATACGGCCATGTTCTATCCGGGGAACTACGGCTTCATTCCCCACACCCTGTCCGGCGATGGGGATCCCATCGACATCCTGGTGGTGGGCCCCACGCCGGTGGCCACGGGCGCCATCATCCGATGCCGGCCGATCGGCTGCCTCATCATGGTCGACGAGGCGGGCGAGGACGAGAAGGTCCTGGCCGTGCCGGTGGACAAGCTTCACCCTTACTACGCCGGCATCGATTCCTGGCGGTCCCTGCCGTCCATCCTGACCGAGCAGGTCGCCCACTTCTTCTCGCACTACAAGGACCTGGAGAAGGGCAAGATGTCCGAGGTCGGGCGCTGGGCCGACCCGGAGGAGACCGGCGACCTGATCCGCCAGGCGATCGAGCGGGGCCGTCAGGCCGGGGCCTGA